The window TGTCCGCCTGCAGCATCGCCGGCCTGCTGCAGCGCAGCCAGAAAACCATCAGCGCCCATAAGCGCTCGGCGATGCGCAAGCTTAACGTGCGTAAAAACAGCGAGTTGAATAAAGTGCTGCTGAATCAGCGTGGGCTAAGCTGACTGACAACGGACTCGCGAGCGCCGACAGAGTGGTTTACTCTGAATACTCATTTTCGCACTGCAAAGCGAGCCGGAATCCATGCCCAGAACAGCCAAAGTCGTTGACGTCCCCGCCCTCGGCGAGCTCGATCGCCAGGCGGGCCAGCTAAGCCACCAGTTGGCGCAGGCCCTGCGTCAGGCCATCCACCGGGGCGATCTGAAAGCGGGCGATCTGCTGCCCTCGACGCGCCGGCTGTCGGCGGCGCTGACTCTGGCGCGCGGCACGGTATTGGAAGCCTTTGCTCAACTGACGGCGGAAGGCTTTCTCGAACCGCAGCCCGGTTCCGGCACCCGAGTTGCCCACTATCAGACGCCGCGCCGCGCGCCGCACGCCACGGTGCAGGCGAGTTCGGCGGTAGCGGCTCCGCTTTCTTCACAGGCGCAGCATCTGGCGCGCTTTGCCACTCAGGCGCGAGCGCTGCCGCCGGTGCCGTTCACTGTGTCAGTGCCAATCGGCGATACCGCGCCCGACGATATCTGGCGGCGGCTCGGCAACCGCATCCGCGCCCGCGGCCCCGGCGCGCCGTCGGGCTACGGCGATCCGCTGGGCGCGCTGCCGCTGCGCGAAGCGATCTGCGACTATGTGCGCCGTTCCCGCTCGGTAAACTGCACGCCGCAGCAAATCCTCATCACCTCCGGCACCCAACAGGGACTGTATCTGGCCGCGCAGATCCTGTTGGACGCCGGCGACAGCGCCTGGGTCGAAGATCCTGCCTACGTCGGCATTACCGCCATTTTCGATAGCCTGTTTCGCGATCGGCGCATGATTAGGGTGCCCGTCGCCGACGACGGCATCGACGTCGCCGCCGGCGTGCGTCTGGCCGCCAATGCCCGCGCCGCCTTTGTCACGCCGTCGCATCAGTATCCGCTGGGCATGCCGATGAGCATGGCGAAAAGAAGCGCCCTGCTGGCTTGGGCCAGAGAGCGGCAGGCCTGGATCGTGGAAGACGATTACGACAGCGAGATGCGCTACGCCGGCCACCCGTTCCCTTCGCTGCAGGGGCTGGCGCCCGAGCGGACGCTTTATCTCGGCACCTTCAGCAAGGTGTTGTTCCCTTCGCTGCGGTTGGGTTACGCCATCGTGCCGCCGCCTCTGGTCGACGCCTTTTGCGGCGCCAGGATCCTGATGGATCGTCACCCGCCCAGCGCGGATCAATACGTGCTGGCCGCCTTTATTGCCGAAGGGTATCTCGACCGGCATATCCGAAAAATGCGCGGCGTCTACGCCGAAAAACGTCGGGTGCTGATCGAGGCGATCAACGCGTACATCCCGGCCGAGCTGGCGGTGGTGCAGCCCTGCGATCAGGGCATGCACATGGTGCTGTGGTTGAGGAAAGATCTCGACGACGTGCGTGTCGCCCAGCAGGCCAACGAAGCCGGGTTGGCGCTGCGGGCGGTGTCGCCGATGTATGCGCCCGGCCAGGGTGAGCCGGGCCTGGTGCTGGGGTTGGGCGGTTACGCCGACCGCCAGGTGCAACAGGCGGTGGAACGGCTCGGACAGGTGATCCTGGCCTGCGCCGGCAGCGGCGCCTAGCGGGAAAAACGTTTGGCGCCGAACACGCAAACCACCACGCCGGCCATCACGGCGATCATCATCGGCTGGACGGCCTCATGCAGCAGCCAGCCCGCCAGCGCCAGGCCGAAGAACGGCTGCAGCAGCTGCAACTGCCCGACGGCGGCGATGCCGCCCTGCGCCAGGCCGCGATACCAGAAAATAAACCCAATCCACATGCTGAACACCGAGACGTAAACCAGCGACAGCCAAGCGGCGCCGCTGACCACGGGCCAGGCGGCCGGCGCCGCCAGCCAGGTGGCCGCCAGCGTCAACGGCAACGCCACCACCAGCGCCCAGGAGATCACCTGCCAGCCGCCGATCCGACGCGACAGCACCGCCCCTTCGGCATAACCCAGACCGCACAGCAGCACCGCGCCGACCATCAGCGCATCCCCCTGCCAGGCGCCGCCGCTCCCCTGGCTCAGCGCGAAAGCGCCCACCAGCGCGGCGCCGACGCCCGAAAAAGCCCAAAAAGCGGGCTTGGGCCGCTCTCCGCCGCGCAAGACGCCAAAACCGGCGGTCGCCAGCGGCAGCAGGCCGATATACACCAGCGAATGCGCCGACGTGGTGTGCTGCAGCGCCAGCGCCGTCAGCAGCGGAAAACCGATGACTACGCCGAGCGCCACAAACAGCAGCGGCGGCAAATCGGCCCGCGTCGGCCGCGCCTGGCGGGTGATCAGCAGCGCGCACAGGGCCAGCAAGGCGGCGATCGCCGCCCTGACCGCCGTCAGAAACAGCGGATCGAGCTCCAGCACCGCCACTCGCGTGGCGGGCAGAGAACCGCTGAAGATAATCATGCCAAGAAAACCGTTCATCCAGCCCTGGGCCGAATGCCCGGCGGCGGGATGTGCAGGGGTAACAACGAGAGTTTTTTCAGACTGGCTGTCCGTCATGTGAACGCTCCGCACGCCTGAGGCATACCGAAATCGGCAACCCGCGAGGCGATGTCATAGTGAAAGAGAACATCGTTCCCCGGCGTCGCTTGCCGGGCCTGCGTTCTATTTTTCAGATAAAGCGGTTCACAGACAGGTCCAGATAGCGAGATTTTCACTGTGCCGGTTGCCAAAGTGCGCCGCTAACGCCAAAGAAGGGCGTTTTTCGGGCTGTCCTTGGCCGTTTGGCGGCTCTGCCCGCGAGGTATCATGGACTTTTATGCGTTTTTGCAGAACAGGACAAGGTGCGGCGCCGTGGTGAAACCCTTCTTACGCAGTGGCAGTTTGGATGATGTGCTGGCTTTAGGCGAAAACGGGCAATCGATCTACGCCTGCGCGCAGCAGCTGCGGGAAACCCTGCGTCTTCGCCGGCAGCAGCAGGCCGCCGACTGTCTGGCGATCCCCCAACCGAACGAAAGCGGCACCCGCATCGACTGGTATGCGCCCTTTCCAGGCAAGGTGACCTCCTGGCTGGCGGCGAGCGACGCCCAGCGCGCTCAGGCGGTGCGCCATCTGGAACACTGCCTGACGACCTTCCGCAGCCTGACCGAACAGGCCCGGGCGACCGATCACCCCAGCCATCGCCTGTTCGGCGCGCTGCTGACCAAAGCGATGCACATTCCCGATCCCAACCACGTCTACCTGGTGGACGATCGGCCGGTGCTGACCTTTTGGGGCTTTATCAAACCGCAGGCGCAGAGCCCGGACGATCCTTTAGCCTGCCTGCGCCCTGCCGAAACGGAGGTAGAAAAACCGGCGCCGATCGCCGCCGCTCCGCGCAAACCGGCCGTTGTCGAGCCGGCCAAACCGGCTCCGACGGCAGAGCCTGAACCGGTGCCCGCCCCGGCGACGCCCGTCGAATCCCCTGGCGTTGTTCGCCCGCGCCGGCGTCACGCCCTCTGGCTGTTACCG of the Serratia marcescens subsp. marcescens ATCC 13880 genome contains:
- a CDS encoding DMT family transporter, translating into MTDSQSEKTLVVTPAHPAAGHSAQGWMNGFLGMIIFSGSLPATRVAVLELDPLFLTAVRAAIAALLALCALLITRQARPTRADLPPLLFVALGVVIGFPLLTALALQHTTSAHSLVYIGLLPLATAGFGVLRGGERPKPAFWAFSGVGAALVGAFALSQGSGGAWQGDALMVGAVLLCGLGYAEGAVLSRRIGGWQVISWALVVALPLTLAATWLAAPAAWPVVSGAAWLSLVYVSVFSMWIGFIFWYRGLAQGGIAAVGQLQLLQPFFGLALAGWLLHEAVQPMMIAVMAGVVVCVFGAKRFSR
- a CDS encoding SrfA family protein; this translates as MVKPFLRSGSLDDVLALGENGQSIYACAQQLRETLRLRRQQQAADCLAIPQPNESGTRIDWYAPFPGKVTSWLAASDAQRAQAVRHLEHCLTTFRSLTEQARATDHPSHRLFGALLTKAMHIPDPNHVYLVDDRPVLTFWGFIKPQAQSPDDPLACLRPAETEVEKPAPIAAAPRKPAVVEPAKPAPTAEPEPVPAPATPVESPGVVRPRRRHALWLLPVLLLGSAALAAWLHRSPAPQPAMPAEVRHPAPPEKTAAPLPKLRLPLAHATLMPPPPAPAIPQPLDKNALVLPPEAVKAGSTRFLNGKWRATVALKDPITGKRPSLQYRLNAGKGSAVIAYGDGVTCRAAVEAGLMQSGNLVINSRTKARCSDGSRYQIPEIVCRQGETGAAECTGRYDADTTYPMTFKRESK
- a CDS encoding PLP-dependent aminotransferase family protein, which translates into the protein MPRTAKVVDVPALGELDRQAGQLSHQLAQALRQAIHRGDLKAGDLLPSTRRLSAALTLARGTVLEAFAQLTAEGFLEPQPGSGTRVAHYQTPRRAPHATVQASSAVAAPLSSQAQHLARFATQARALPPVPFTVSVPIGDTAPDDIWRRLGNRIRARGPGAPSGYGDPLGALPLREAICDYVRRSRSVNCTPQQILITSGTQQGLYLAAQILLDAGDSAWVEDPAYVGITAIFDSLFRDRRMIRVPVADDGIDVAAGVRLAANARAAFVTPSHQYPLGMPMSMAKRSALLAWARERQAWIVEDDYDSEMRYAGHPFPSLQGLAPERTLYLGTFSKVLFPSLRLGYAIVPPPLVDAFCGARILMDRHPPSADQYVLAAFIAEGYLDRHIRKMRGVYAEKRRVLIEAINAYIPAELAVVQPCDQGMHMVLWLRKDLDDVRVAQQANEAGLALRAVSPMYAPGQGEPGLVLGLGGYADRQVQQAVERLGQVILACAGSGA